The Struthio camelus isolate bStrCam1 chromosome 32, bStrCam1.hap1, whole genome shotgun sequence nucleotide sequence GGCACGCGCGGGGCCCCCACCCCCTCCAGGAAGCTGCGGGCAGCCCGCCCGTGGGGCAGGAAATCGGGGGGAGGCGCGGGGTGGCGGCGGGTCGGGGGGGGGCCACCACGGCTGCGCgaggccgggcccggggcggcacGCGCTCGGGCGCCGGAGGGAcgggtgcccgccgccgccgccccgcgcgcggccTTGGGGCGTCCTGGCGCGGGGCCAGCCCGAGCCCCCCCGGGACCGCGCGGAGCCAGCGGGGAGGCGTAAAAAGGGTTTTTAATGGAGCACGAACCGGTGCCCGTGCCCGTCCCCCTAGCGTcccggcgccgtccccgccgcgggcACGTCctcgggccgggggccgcggctcaGATGAGGACGCTGGACACGGGCACCTTGgtggggcggccgcgctgcggcacCACGATCTCCCCGTCGTCCCCGTCCTCAGCCGGCAGCGACCCTGGGAGCGGAGCAGAGGGGGCGTCAGCAGGACGCGGGGAcggcaggggacatggggaccctggggggacgtggggacggcaggggggacatggggacggcagGGGGGACGCAGAGACCCCAGGGGACGCGGGGACCCCAGGGAACACGGAGacccccaggggacgtggggacccCAGGGGACACAGGTGGCAGCGGAGGGACAGAGAGCTCAGAGCCCCCAGGGTGACCGGGAGCGACATGGGGGCCAGGGAGCCCCCCGGCGTCTTCCGGGCACGGAGCTGCGTGCGGGAGAGGGGACGGTGCCACGAGGGACGTTGCGGGGACGGGGACCGCGGGGGGGGACCGCGCAGAGACCCTGGGttcgtggggacggggacagagGGGACGGAGGGGACAGAGTGAATGGAGCCgacaggaggggacagaggggacaggaggggacggcggggccggggcggatgGAGGCGACAggaggggacagcggggacagaAGGGGACAGGGGAAGAATGGTGGGAAcagaaggagatggaggagatggagacAACAGGAGGGAATGACGGcaacaggaggggacaggaggggacggcggggacggaggggacggtggggacggaggggacggtggggacaggaggggacggcggggatggaggggacggtggggacaggaggggacggaggggacaggaggggacggcggggacggcggggatggaggggacggaggggacagtggggacaggagaggacggcggggacggaggggacggaggggacggtggggacaggaggggacaggaggggacggaggggacggaggggacaggaggggacggaggggacggcgGGGACGGCGGGGACGGCGGGGCCGCTCACGCTGGGCGTCGAGCTGCGCGCGGCGGCGGTCGCCCTCGAGGAAGAGGGCGGCGGCGAGGAAGAAGGCGCCGCCGAGGGCGCCGGCGaaggcgcagagcagcagcgcccgctccagggcccgggcggccgcCAGGAAGGAGTCGGGGGCCCCGCGGCGGAGCCGGTCGCTGATCTGGGGGGGGCGGGACCCCTCAGCGccacctcccagtgctcccagcaccctCAGGACCAcgtcccagggctcccagtgcccccagcagtgcgtcccagtgctcccagtgcccccagcacccccagcagcacgtcccagtgctcccagcacccccaggaccacgtcccagggctcccagtgcccccagcagtgcgtcccagtgctcccagtgcccccagcacccccagcagcacgtcccagtgctcccagcacccccaggaccacgtcccagggctcccagtgcccccagcagtgcgtcccagtgcccccagcgccccAGCAGCACGTCCCAGTACTCCCAGTGCCCCCCGCAccacctcccagtgctcccagtgcccccaggaccacgtcccagggctcccagtgcccccagcagcacatcccagtgcccccagtgcccccagcagtgcgtcccagtgctcccagtgcccccaccagcacatcccagtgcccccagtgccccagCAGcacgtcccagtgctcccagtgccccccgcaccacctcccagtgctcccagtgcccccaggacCACGTCCCAGGGCTCCCAGCGCCCCCAGGACCATGTCCccgggctcccagtgcccccagcagcgcgtcccagtgctcccagtgcccccaccagcacgtcccagtgcccccagcgcccccagcagcacgtcccagtgctcccagtgcccccaccaccacgtcccagtgcccccagtgcccccagcagtgcgtcccagtgctcccagtgcccccaccagcacgtcccagtgcccccagtgcccccaccaCCACGTCCCAGTGCCCCCAACGCCCCCAGCAGcgcgtcccagtgctcccagtgcccccaccaCCACGTCCccgggctcccagtgcccccagcagcgCGTCCCACCGCTCACCACCCCGATGAGGTAGGGGCTCCCCGCGTCGCCCAGCAGGTGAGAGACGACGATCTGCAGGGCCTCGGCCGTCGACCGCCGCGTCGGCGCCACCACGTACTGGGGGGGGACAGTGGGGGACACGCGTCACCACTGGGAGGGGGGACACGCATCACCATGGACCGGGGGTCGGGGGGGACGCGTGTCACCGCTGGGGGGGGCCAGGTCGCCCCGCactggggagcagggctgcacCGCGCACGGAGGGGTGCAGGGGGACACGCgtcactgctggggggggcacacatgtcactgctggggggggcacacatgtcactgctgggggggggaacacatgtcactgctggggggaacacatgtcactgctggggggggaacacatgtcactgctggggggggcacacatgtcactgctggggggggaacacatgtcactgctggggggaacacatgtcactgctggggggaggaacacatgtcactgctggggggggacacatgtcactgctgggggggggaacacatgtccctgctggggggggcacacatgtcactgctgggggggaacacatgtcactgctggggggggacacatgtcactgctggggggaacacatgtccctgctggggggggaacacatgtcactgctgggggggcacacatgtcactgctgggggggggcacGCGCCAccgctgggggggggacacacatgtcactgctggggggggaacacatgtcactgctggggggggcacacatgtcactgctggggggggcagACGCGCcaccgctggggggggggacacacatgtcactgctggggggggaacacatgtcactgctggggggggacacatgtcactgctgggggggggaacacatgtcactgctgggggggcAGACGCGCCACCGCTGGGGGGGgacacatgtcactgctggggggggcacacatgtcactgctggggggggaacacatgtccctgctggggggggcacacatgtcactgctggggggggcacacatgtcactgctggggggggaacacatgtccctgctggggggggcacacatgtcactgctggggggggcacacatgtcactgctggggggggacacatatcactgctggggggggcacacatgtcactgctggggggaggaacacatgtcactgctggggggggacacatgtcactgctgggggggggaacacatgtccctgctggggggggaacacatgtcactgctgggggggcacacatgtcactgctgggggggggcacGCGCCAccgctgggggggggacacacatgtcactgctggggggggaacacatgtccctgctggggggggaacacatgtcactgctgggggggggaacacatgtcactgctgggggggcacacatgtcactgctggggggggggcacgcgccaccgctggggggggggacacacatgtcactgctgggggggggaacacatgtccctgctggggggggaacacatgtccctgctggggggggaacacatgtcactgctgggggggcacacatgtcactgctgggggggggcacgcgccaccgctggggggggggacacacatgtcactgctgggggggggaacacatgtcactgctggggggggacacacatgtcactgctggggggggacacatgtcactgctggggggggggaacacatgtccctgctggggggggaacacatgtcactgctgggggggggaacacatgtccctgctggggggggaacacatgtcactgctggggggggggaacacatgtccctgctgggggggggaacacatgtccctgctggggggggaacacatgtcactgctggggggggacacGCATCACCATGGACCGGGGGTCGGGGGGGACGTGTGTCACCGCTGGGGGGGGACCCGCGCCACCCTGCAGCGGGGGGACCCGGGAGGAGGCGTCACCGCCGCTCACCAGCAGGATGTCGGCCACGATGGCCCAGTTGAGGGACAGCAGCGTTTCCCCGATGAAGATGAAGACCTGCGGGACGAAGGGCGGGaggagcggcggggggggacgggacgaggccacccgccgcccccccggccccccgcactCACGTAGGTGAGGAGGACGGTGGCGCGGGCGCAGACCACGgcgaggaagaggaagggggccGAGCCCAGCAGCCCGGCGGCGCAGAGCAGGGGGTCGGCGCGGGGGGTGACGGGGCGCAGGCGCCGTGACAGCTCCACGCCGGCCCCCACGCCCAGCACCCCCGTCACGCACGTCAGCGCCCCGAAAATCAGGCTGCGGGGACGGGACGgtcggggcagggggacggggacggggacgcagcctcgccccctcctgccccccgagCCCGTCCCTGCCTCTGGGGACATCCCCGGGCCCAACGTCGCCCTCGTCTCCGTCCCTCTTCCTGGGGACGTCCCCGTCGCCCCGCCACCTCCCCGTCCCCACCTCTGCCCGCGGGCCCGCTCCCGTCCTCCGCCGCCCGCGTCCCCCCGTCCCGCGTCCCCGTCCCTctccgtgtccccccaccccagccccgcatcTGGTCCCCatcccgcgtccccgtccccatccacgtccccccgccccagccccacgtctggtCCCCGtcccgcgtccccgtgtccccgcgtccccgtccccatccccgtccgtgtccccccgtcccgcCATCCCGTCCCTGCGTGCCCgtctgtccccccaccccagcctcgTGTCTGGTCCCCatcccgcgtccccgtccccctccgtgtccccccaccccagccccgcatcTGGTCCCCatcccgcgtccccgtccccctccgtgtccccccaccccagccccacgtctggtCCCCGtcccgcgtccccgtgtccccgcgtcctcgtccgtgtccccccgccccagccccacgtctggtCCCCGTCCCACCATCCCGTCCCCACCTCCCCGtccgtgtccccccaccccagccccacgtctggtCCCCatcccgcgtccccgtccccgtccccctccgtgtccccccaccccagccccgcatcTGGTCCCCgtcccgcgtccccgtccccgtccccctccgtgtccccccaccccagccccgcatcTGGTCCCCgtcccgcgtccccgtccccgtccccgtccgtgtcccctcaccccagccccgcaTCTGGTCCCCATcccacgtccccgtccccatccacgtccccccaccccagccccacgtctggtCCCCATCCCGCGTCCCCAACTCCCCGtccgtgtccccccgccccagccccgcatCTGGTCCCCatcccgcgtccccgtccccatccacgtccccccgccccagccccacgtctggtCCCCGtcccgcgtccccgtgtccccgcgtcctcgtccgtgtccccccgccccagccccacgtctggtCCCCGTCCCACCATCCCGTCCCCACCTCCCCGtccgtgtccccccaccccagccccacgcctggtccccgtcccgcgtccccgtccccatccacgtccccccaccccagccccgcatcTGGTCCCCatcccgcgtccccgtccccgtccccatccacgtccccccaccccagccccacgtctggtCCCCGTCCCACCATCCCATCCCCACCtctccctccgtgtccccccaccccagccccacgtctggtCCCCatcccgcgtccccgtccccacctcCCCGTCCGTGTCCCCCCACCCTAGCCCCACGTCTGGTCCCCGtcccgcgtccccgtgtccccgcgtcctcgtccgtgtccccccgccccagccccacgtctggtCCCCGTCCCACCATCCCGTCCCCACCTCCCCGtccgtgtccccccgccccagccccgcatCTGGTCCCCatcccgcgtccccgtccccatccacgtccccccaccccagccccacgtctggtCCCCGTCCCACCATCCGGTCCCCACCTCCCCGTCCGTGTCCCCCCACCCTAGCCCCACGTCTGGTCCCCGtcccgcgtccccgtgtccccgcgtcctcgtccgtgtccccccgccccagccccacgtctggtTCCCGTCccacgtccccgtccccaccTCTGCCCGCAGGCCCGCTCCTGTCCTCCGCCACCcgcgtcccccccgtccccccatcccgttcccccccaccccagccccacgcctggtccccgtcccgcgtccccgtccccacctcccctccgtgtcccctcaccccagccccacgtctggtCCCCATCCTGCATCCCCGTCCCCAactcccctccgtgtccccccgccccagccccacgtctggtCCCCatcccgcgtccccgtccccatccacgtccccccaccccagccccacgtctggtCCCCatcccgcgtccccgtccccatccacgtccccccaccccagccccacgtctggtCCCCGTCccacgtccccgtccccaccTCTGCCCGCAGGCCCGCTCCTGTCCTCGGCCAcccgcgtccccccgtccccccatcccGTTCCCCCCCACCCTAGCCCCACGTCTGGTCCCCGtcccgcgtccccgtgtccccgcgtcctcGTCtgtgtccccccgccccagccccacgtctggtCCCCGtcccgcgtccccgtgtccctgcgtCCTcgtccctgtccccccaccccagccccacgtctggtCCCCATCCCGCATCCCCGTCCCCACCtctccctccgtgtccccccgccccagccccacgtctggtCCCCGTcccgcgtccccgcgtccccatctcCGTCCCACcccgcgtccccgcgtccccgtgcCCGTGGCACCTCTCGTCGgcgtggcagccccggggctcggggcagggctCCCGGGCGCCGCTGGCCAGGCGCGAGCGGTAGAGGAAGGCGGGCGCCCACAGGGCCAGCGCCCCCGTCACGAAGGCCACCGCCGTGAAGCCCAGAGTGGACAGCACGAAGCTGCGGCTGGGGGGCGACGGCGTCACGTGGCGTCAGGCGGCGTCACCTCTGCCCCCCGCCTCCGGCCTGcccccgtccccgcgtccccccgccgcgtCCTCACTTGGTGGCCAGGGCCCGCAGGTCGGCGGCCCACGACGTGTAGCGCAGGGGGGCGTCCAGGGCCCCCCTCTCCATcgccccccgcggcggctcctGCACCACCGCCAAGAGCAGCACCACGgccaccaggcccagccccggcgtcacctgcggggacggggaccgGGGAGCCCCGCGTCACCGACGGGGTCCGGGAGGGCACCCGGGCAGCCGCCACCGACAGGGACCACCCGCGGTCAGCCAGGATGGGCACCAGGGTCACCCAGGGCcaccgacggggacggggatggggacagcctGGGGCGGCCGGTGGGGGCAGGACCAGGACGGCTCAAGGTGGCCAACGGGGGCAGGGACAGGGCCACACTGTGGCCACCAATGGGGACGGGGTCGGTGACGGACGCAGGGACAGTTCAGAGCCGCTGACGGGGTCCAGGATGGGACCCGGGCTGCACGTGGGGACGGTCTGCCATCAcgacagggacagggacaaccCACCGTTAGCCAGGATGGGGAGCAGGATGACCCAGAGCCACcaacg carries:
- the SPNS1 gene encoding protein spinster homolog 1 — its product is MATGRAPPPAAGPVLRRADDTGGDGAGAVGPEPPGPPPGVSPRRARLTAAVLCYVNLLNYMDRFTVAGVLPDIEAFFDIGDGSSGLLQTVFISSYMVLAPVFGYLGDRRSRKRLLCLGIALWSAVTLASSFVPRQRFWALLVARALVGVGEASYSTVAPTLIADLFAGTDRSRVLGCFYLAVPLGSGLGYIAGAKVKEAAADWHWALRVTPGLGLVAVVLLLAVVQEPPRGAMERGALDAPLRYTSWAADLRALATNRSFVLSTLGFTAVAFVTGALALWAPAFLYRSRLASGAREPCPEPRGCHADESLIFGALTCVTGVLGVGAGVELSRRLRPVTPRADPLLCAAGLLGSAPFLFLAVVCARATVLLTYVFIFIGETLLSLNWAIVADILLYVVAPTRRSTAEALQIVVSHLLGDAGSPYLIGVISDRLRRGAPDSFLAAARALERALLLCAFAGALGGAFFLAAALFLEGDRRRAQLDAQRSLPAEDGDDGEIVVPQRGRPTKVPVSSVLI